From Posidoniimonas polymericola, a single genomic window includes:
- a CDS encoding lysophospholipid acyltransferase family protein: MNSHASRPPVTKAAADYAAYAVLRVVIAVIQALPLSACEQAADMLGKLVGGLLGFRRRLVDENLTLALPEATPAQRRVVAQAMWRHLFLMVAEIAHAPRAVHRTTWRRHCRVRQMRETVATLLQDRPKVVISGHYSNFEFGGFMLGLFGFPSHTVARSLDNPYVDRFVNDFRGRTGQHMLPKHGSREAIETLLSSGGTLTLLGDQAAGDKACWVNFFGKPASTHKAVALFTLGYDAPTLVTATRRIGGPLQFEIELADQVDPLAEGFPYGSVPALTEWYTGQLERMILKAPEQYWWVHRRWKGTPPPRALKRLSQQASTQGQAAATETTAPQGTTADA, translated from the coding sequence ATGAACTCCCACGCCAGCCGCCCGCCCGTGACCAAGGCCGCCGCCGACTACGCGGCGTACGCCGTGCTGCGGGTGGTGATCGCGGTGATCCAGGCGCTGCCGCTGTCGGCGTGCGAGCAGGCCGCCGACATGCTCGGCAAGCTGGTCGGCGGCCTGCTCGGTTTCCGCCGCCGGCTGGTCGACGAGAACCTGACGCTCGCGCTGCCCGAAGCGACCCCGGCACAACGCCGCGTGGTCGCCCAGGCGATGTGGCGGCACCTGTTCCTGATGGTCGCCGAGATCGCCCACGCCCCCCGCGCCGTGCACCGCACCACCTGGCGGCGGCACTGCCGCGTAAGGCAGATGCGCGAAACTGTCGCCACGCTGTTGCAGGACCGGCCGAAGGTGGTCATCTCTGGCCACTACAGCAACTTCGAGTTCGGCGGGTTCATGCTCGGGCTGTTCGGCTTCCCCTCGCACACCGTCGCCCGCTCGCTTGACAATCCTTATGTCGACAGGTTCGTCAACGACTTCCGCGGCCGCACCGGCCAGCACATGCTCCCCAAGCACGGCAGCCGCGAGGCGATCGAGACGCTCCTCTCTAGCGGCGGCACGCTGACGCTGCTCGGCGACCAGGCCGCCGGCGACAAGGCGTGCTGGGTCAACTTTTTTGGCAAGCCGGCGTCGACCCACAAGGCCGTAGCGCTGTTCACATTAGGGTACGACGCGCCGACCCTCGTCACGGCGACCCGCCGCATCGGCGGCCCGCTGCAGTTCGAGATCGAGCTCGCCGACCAGGTCGACCCACTCGCCGAGGGCTTCCCCTACGGTTCGGTGCCGGCCCTGACCGAGTGGTACACCGGCCAGCTCGAGCGGATGATCCTCAAGGCCCCCGAGCAGTACTGGTGGGTCCACCGCCGCTGGAAGGGAACGCCGCCGCCCCGCGCCCTGAAACGCCTGAGCCAACAGGCCTCAACTCAAGGGCAGGCCGCCGCCACCGAGACAACCGCCCCCCAAGGGACCACCGCCGATGCCTGA
- a CDS encoding Gfo/Idh/MocA family protein: MPIGFGIIGCGMISRFHARAINEVRGAKLVGCVDRNPANAERLAGEFGITAYADLKQMLADPSIDAVTIGTPSGAHLDPTVAAAKADKHVIVEKPLEVTTKRCDKAIAACEAAGVKLAAIFPSRFHGSSVQMKRAIDKGRFGRVTLGDAYVKWFRTQEYYDSGAWRGTWKLDGGGALMNQAIHTVDLLQWLMGPVAEIQAQTATLAHERIEVEDTAVATLRFASGALGVIEATTAAYPGYLKRIELHGSHGTAVLEEEDLKTWDFAKRLKADEKILAEMKKSKSTGGGAADPSAIGHHGHALQIQDFVKAIQQDGTPAVDGHEGRKSVAIIEAIYKSAKTGKTVKLG, encoded by the coding sequence ATGCCTATCGGATTCGGAATCATCGGTTGCGGCATGATCAGCCGCTTTCACGCCCGCGCCATCAACGAGGTGCGGGGCGCCAAGCTGGTTGGCTGTGTGGACCGCAATCCGGCGAACGCCGAGCGGCTAGCGGGCGAGTTCGGGATCACTGCCTACGCCGACCTCAAGCAGATGCTGGCCGACCCGTCCATCGACGCGGTGACGATCGGCACCCCGAGCGGCGCCCACCTCGATCCGACCGTGGCCGCCGCCAAAGCGGACAAGCACGTGATTGTCGAGAAGCCGCTGGAGGTCACCACGAAGCGGTGCGACAAGGCGATCGCCGCCTGCGAGGCCGCGGGTGTGAAGCTCGCCGCGATCTTCCCGTCGCGGTTCCACGGCTCGTCGGTCCAGATGAAGCGTGCAATCGACAAGGGCCGCTTTGGCCGCGTCACGCTCGGCGACGCCTACGTCAAGTGGTTCCGCACGCAGGAGTACTACGACAGCGGCGCATGGCGGGGCACCTGGAAGCTCGACGGCGGCGGCGCCCTGATGAACCAGGCGATCCACACGGTCGACCTGCTGCAGTGGCTGATGGGTCCCGTGGCCGAGATCCAGGCCCAAACCGCCACGCTGGCCCACGAGCGGATCGAGGTCGAGGACACCGCGGTCGCGACGCTCCGCTTCGCCAGCGGCGCGCTAGGCGTGATCGAGGCCACCACCGCCGCCTACCCCGGCTACCTCAAGCGGATTGAGCTGCACGGGTCGCACGGCACCGCGGTGCTCGAGGAGGAGGACCTCAAGACCTGGGACTTCGCGAAGCGTCTGAAGGCCGACGAAAAGATCCTGGCCGAGATGAAAAAATCCAAGAGCACCGGCGGCGGCGCCGCCGACCCGTCGGCCATTGGCCACCACGGCCACGCCCTGCAGATCCAAGACTTCGTCAAGGCGATCCAGCAGGACGGCACGCCGGCGGTTGACGGGCACGAGGGCCGCAAGAGCGTCGCGATTATCGAGGCCATTTACAAGTCGGCCAAAACCGGCAAGACCGTCAAGCTCGGCTAG
- a CDS encoding tRNA (cytidine(34)-2'-O)-methyltransferase encodes MPDPTPATDPYEPRLHVVLYQPEIPYNTGSVGRTCVALGAKLWLVRPLGFQVDHHNLRRAGLDYWQHLAWEVVDDWRALTERLPFERFWCFTKFAKRNYTDARFQEGDVLLFGRESQGLPEEIRTAAGDRAVSFPTRSEVRSLNLSNCVAIAGYEALRQWESAG; translated from the coding sequence ATGCCCGATCCGACTCCAGCGACCGACCCCTACGAGCCCCGGCTGCACGTGGTGCTGTACCAGCCCGAGATCCCCTACAACACCGGCAGCGTCGGCCGGACGTGCGTCGCGCTGGGGGCCAAGCTGTGGCTGGTCCGCCCGCTCGGTTTCCAGGTGGACCACCACAACCTCCGCCGGGCGGGGCTCGACTACTGGCAGCACCTGGCGTGGGAGGTTGTTGACGACTGGCGGGCGCTGACCGAGCGGCTGCCGTTCGAGCGGTTCTGGTGCTTCACCAAATTCGCCAAGCGGAACTACACCGACGCCCGATTCCAGGAGGGGGATGTGCTGCTGTTTGGCCGCGAATCCCAAGGGCTGCCGGAGGAGATCCGCACCGCGGCGGGCGACCGGGCCGTCTCGTTCCCGACCCGGTCCGAGGTGCGAAGCCTGAACCTGTCGAACTGTGTGGCCATTGCCGGGTACGAGGCGCTGCGGCAGTGGGAGTCGGCCGGTTAG
- the murB gene encoding UDP-N-acetylmuramate dehydrogenase, which yields MSLATDFQHILTPQAPIAERTWFRTGGAAEFFAEPQSVEQLQELVKRCHSEGLTVRVLGGGSNILIRDEGVGGMVISLAAPAFAAISATGTSIKAGGGAVLAEVISESVRRGLAGLDPLVGIPGVVGGALHGNAGSRGGDIGQWTCSATVMTRSGEIATRTRDEMVFAYRKSSLDELVIIDAEFQLEEDNPEQLTKRLQKQWIIKKASQPMVDERTGSIFKNPRGMSAGMLIDQAGLRGASVGDARVSEKYANFIVAGAGATSTDVLKLIDTVRSRVAERLGVELETELDIW from the coding sequence ATGTCACTGGCTACCGACTTCCAACACATCCTCACGCCCCAGGCTCCCATCGCCGAGCGGACCTGGTTCCGCACCGGCGGGGCCGCCGAGTTCTTCGCCGAGCCGCAGAGCGTCGAACAGCTGCAGGAGCTGGTGAAGCGGTGCCACAGCGAGGGGCTCACCGTGCGGGTGCTCGGCGGCGGGTCGAATATCCTGATCCGTGACGAGGGGGTCGGCGGCATGGTGATCAGCCTCGCCGCACCCGCGTTTGCGGCGATCTCCGCCACCGGCACGTCGATCAAGGCGGGCGGCGGGGCGGTGCTGGCCGAGGTCATCAGCGAGTCGGTCCGCCGAGGCCTGGCGGGGCTCGACCCGCTGGTCGGCATCCCCGGCGTCGTGGGCGGGGCGCTGCACGGCAACGCCGGCTCGCGCGGCGGCGACATCGGCCAGTGGACCTGCTCGGCCACGGTGATGACCCGCTCGGGCGAGATCGCCACACGGACCCGCGACGAGATGGTCTTCGCGTACCGCAAGAGCAGCCTCGATGAGCTCGTGATCATCGACGCCGAGTTCCAACTCGAGGAAGACAACCCCGAGCAGCTCACCAAACGCCTCCAGAAGCAGTGGATCATCAAAAAGGCGAGCCAGCCGATGGTCGACGAGCGGACCGGCAGCATCTTCAAGAACCCCCGCGGGATGAGCGCCGGCATGCTGATCGACCAGGCCGGGCTCCGCGGCGCGAGCGTCGGCGACGCCCGGGTTAGCGAGAAATACGCCAACTTCATCGTCGCGGGCGCCGGCGCCACTAGCACCGATGTCCTCAAGCTGATCGACACCGTCCGCAGCCGGGTGGCGGAGCGGCTCGGAGTCGAGCTGGAAACCGAGCTCGATATCTGGTAG
- a CDS encoding cell division protein FtsQ/DivIB — MAEPNSGNLISAIVTSVAARRRVLLGGAVLVGLGWVGSTAWRVSQGPLRNSPHYQISVESVQISPPPPWVRVDIRSTAIDRAAMQGPLSVIDPEQSIARIAQAFRGEPWVRKVNRVELQAPNGARVDLQWRQPLAVVELATDAGLVLTPLDAESVRLPSAGLHDGELRRLPRITHIQDAPPEGEAWANPQVNGAVALISSLGPAWTRLSLADVVPSRMPEIRGDQQFYQYELLTIGGTRIYWGAAPGVPADEPAFNAKLTTLQQFVQREQVRLDSDYSPKTIDLRHGFDTTKRIAKKNDGKRTAQAPDDPDSEVVK, encoded by the coding sequence GTGGCGGAGCCTAACAGCGGCAACCTGATCTCCGCCATTGTCACCTCGGTGGCTGCGCGCCGCCGCGTGCTGCTCGGCGGAGCCGTGCTGGTGGGTCTCGGTTGGGTCGGCTCGACCGCCTGGCGGGTCTCGCAGGGGCCGCTACGCAACAGCCCGCACTATCAAATCTCTGTCGAGTCGGTGCAGATCTCCCCGCCCCCACCATGGGTGCGGGTCGACATCCGCTCGACTGCCATCGACCGCGCCGCCATGCAGGGCCCGCTCTCGGTCATCGACCCCGAGCAGAGCATCGCCCGTATCGCCCAGGCGTTCCGCGGCGAGCCGTGGGTCCGCAAGGTCAACCGTGTCGAACTGCAGGCGCCCAACGGCGCCCGCGTCGACCTCCAGTGGCGTCAGCCGCTGGCGGTGGTCGAGCTCGCCACGGACGCCGGCCTCGTCCTCACGCCGCTCGACGCCGAGTCGGTCCGCCTCCCGTCCGCCGGGCTGCACGACGGCGAGCTCCGCCGGCTGCCCCGCATCACCCACATCCAAGACGCGCCGCCCGAGGGCGAGGCCTGGGCCAACCCGCAGGTCAACGGCGCCGTCGCGCTCATTAGCAGCCTTGGGCCCGCCTGGACCAGGCTCAGCCTGGCCGACGTGGTACCTAGCCGCATGCCCGAAATCCGCGGCGACCAGCAGTTCTACCAGTACGAGCTGCTGACCATCGGCGGCACGCGGATCTACTGGGGCGCCGCGCCCGGCGTCCCCGCGGACGAGCCAGCCTTCAATGCCAAGCTCACCACGCTGCAGCAGTTTGTCCAGCGCGAGCAGGTGCGGCTCGACTCGGACTACTCTCCTAAGACCATCGACCTCCGCCACGGCTTCGACACGACCAAACGGATCGCGAAGAAAAACGACGGCAAGCGTACCGCCCAGGCGCCCGACGACCCGGACAGCGAGGTCGTTAAGTAG
- a CDS encoding carbon storage regulator, with amino-acid sequence MLVLSRKIGERLLIGDQVVVTVVKAGPGGVRLGIEAPANMPVVREELAEQIAAEEELRRQDAAALDIDPEAV; translated from the coding sequence GTGTTAGTCCTTTCCCGCAAAATTGGCGAGCGTCTGCTGATTGGCGACCAGGTTGTCGTGACCGTGGTCAAGGCCGGACCGGGCGGCGTGCGGCTCGGCATCGAGGCGCCGGCGAACATGCCGGTGGTCCGCGAAGAGCTGGCCGAGCAGATCGCGGCCGAGGAAGAGCTCCGCCGCCAAGACGCGGCTGCGCTCGATATCGATCCCGAAGCGGTTTAG
- a CDS encoding hydrolase: MPAPLPRSPELMNVDDTALLVIDVQERLAPAVGESARITWNCGRLLRGAAATGVAAAATEQYPEKLGPTVPELAGHLAAACGDQQTSPKRMFSCRECGDVLDAWQASGRHRVLLAGFETHVCVQQTALDLLAAGFRVYLAVDAVGSRSPVDHQTALQRMTAAGVTPTTTEAALFEWCVDSSAAAFKTISGLAKEPPPS, encoded by the coding sequence ATGCCCGCTCCCCTGCCTCGCAGCCCAGAACTGATGAACGTCGACGATACGGCCCTGCTCGTGATCGACGTGCAGGAGCGGTTGGCGCCGGCGGTGGGCGAATCGGCAAGAATCACTTGGAACTGCGGCCGGCTACTGCGGGGAGCAGCGGCGACGGGCGTGGCGGCCGCGGCGACCGAGCAGTACCCCGAAAAACTCGGCCCAACCGTCCCCGAACTAGCCGGACACCTGGCCGCGGCCTGCGGAGATCAGCAGACCAGCCCCAAGCGGATGTTCAGCTGCCGCGAGTGCGGTGACGTGCTCGACGCGTGGCAAGCATCGGGCCGACACCGGGTGCTGCTCGCCGGCTTCGAGACCCACGTCTGCGTGCAGCAGACGGCGCTCGACCTGCTGGCCGCCGGTTTTCGCGTCTACCTGGCGGTCGACGCGGTTGGCTCGCGGAGTCCGGTCGACCACCAGACGGCGCTCCAGCGGATGACGGCCGCCGGCGTGACGCCGACCACCACCGAGGCTGCCCTGTTCGAGTGGTGCGTCGACTCGAGCGCCGCAGCGTTTAAGACAATCAGCGGTCTGGCAAAGGAGCCGCCGCCTAGCTAG
- a CDS encoding bifunctional YncE family protein/alkaline phosphatase family protein, producing MLRRPQRLLSSFAILLLAVGAGALDAAAPAADNAKVGPQPNGQGVTPVNQILTPHGRQLHLPGMRPQAVALSPNGRILVTAGKTNEIVVVDPDRAVVVQRVALPAKLPENRSQPETKQAVVPTDTDGQLSYNGLIFSPQGDRLYMSDVNGSIKVFDVDDSGHVEPSFAWSVPDANAPRRKAEAPSGLAVSTDGSRLYVCGNLSNRLFELDTDTGEALRVFDVGVAPFDVVLMGEKAYVSNWGGRRPEQGDLTGPAGRGTVVRVDPVRHIASEGSVSVVDLASGQVRNEIITGRHASGLASSPAHPYLICCNSESDHLSVIDTRTDSVVATLWTKASPADLLGAAPNAAAFDAAGRRLYVANGSQNAVAVFDFDADEPEESKLIGLVPVGWYPGAVLVDDARNTVVAANIKGLAERPKDYGGGAVPDAKGFNSHHYHGSLSLFEIPADEQLAELSEQVSRNLRTPRIADALLPARPDQSPRPIPERIGEPSLIKHVVYIIKENRTFDQVLGKIGRGDCDPSLCIFGPEIAPNHYKIARDFVLLDNTYCCGILSADGHQWSTTAYSTDYMEKSFAGFPRSYPDGMGVDEDDALAYASSGFLWDSAIKHGVSIRNYGEFMGPSVRWRDPNRQGSPDFTACYQAWKNGTDDVVFACWPSVETLRDISPLDYVGWEMSVPDQYRADFVLRELAEFEKKGEYPRLTIICLPNDHASGTRPGCPTPAACIADNDLAFGRILEGLSHSKFWPEMAVFAIEDDPQAGWDHVSGYRTIAFCASPYAKRGALVSTQYNTTSVLRTIEQILGLPPMNQFDASATPMFDCFVDEPDPTPYDAAPALVPLDQMNPDPAAITDPVLREDALVSASLDFEGVDRAPEDVLNRILWRAMRGTSEPYPEWAITAGADEDDDD from the coding sequence ATGCTGCGTCGACCGCAACGGTTACTATCGAGCTTCGCCATACTGCTGCTGGCGGTAGGAGCCGGCGCTTTGGACGCCGCCGCGCCCGCCGCCGATAACGCCAAGGTGGGTCCGCAGCCGAACGGGCAGGGCGTCACCCCGGTGAACCAGATCCTCACGCCGCACGGGCGGCAACTTCACCTGCCGGGCATGCGGCCGCAGGCGGTCGCGCTGTCGCCCAATGGCCGCATCCTGGTCACCGCCGGCAAGACGAACGAGATCGTCGTCGTCGACCCCGACAGGGCGGTCGTGGTGCAGCGGGTGGCGCTGCCGGCCAAGCTGCCCGAGAACCGCTCCCAGCCAGAAACCAAACAGGCAGTCGTCCCCACCGACACTGATGGCCAGCTCAGCTACAACGGCCTGATCTTCTCGCCGCAGGGCGACCGGCTCTACATGAGCGACGTCAACGGCTCGATCAAGGTTTTCGACGTCGACGACTCCGGCCACGTCGAGCCGTCGTTCGCTTGGAGCGTGCCCGACGCCAATGCGCCGCGTCGCAAGGCCGAGGCGCCGAGCGGACTCGCGGTTTCGACGGACGGATCGCGGCTCTACGTCTGCGGCAACCTTTCTAACCGGCTGTTCGAGCTCGACACCGACACAGGCGAGGCATTACGGGTGTTCGACGTCGGCGTCGCGCCGTTCGACGTCGTTCTGATGGGCGAGAAGGCGTACGTCAGCAACTGGGGCGGCCGGCGTCCTGAGCAGGGCGACCTCACCGGACCGGCAGGCCGCGGCACCGTCGTGCGGGTCGACCCCGTGCGGCACATCGCCAGCGAGGGCTCGGTCAGCGTCGTCGACCTCGCCTCTGGCCAAGTTCGCAACGAGATCATCACCGGCCGGCACGCTAGTGGGCTCGCGTCTTCGCCCGCCCACCCTTACTTGATCTGCTGCAACTCAGAGAGCGACCACCTCAGCGTCATCGACACCCGCACCGACTCGGTCGTCGCCACCCTGTGGACCAAGGCGAGCCCGGCCGACCTGCTCGGCGCAGCGCCGAACGCGGCGGCCTTCGACGCCGCGGGCCGCCGTTTGTATGTCGCCAACGGCTCGCAGAACGCGGTCGCCGTCTTCGACTTCGACGCCGACGAGCCAGAGGAGTCGAAGCTGATCGGGCTGGTCCCGGTCGGCTGGTACCCCGGCGCGGTGCTGGTCGACGACGCCCGCAACACGGTGGTCGCGGCGAACATCAAGGGCCTTGCCGAGCGGCCGAAGGACTACGGCGGCGGCGCCGTGCCCGACGCCAAGGGGTTCAACTCGCACCACTACCACGGCTCGCTCTCGCTGTTCGAGATCCCCGCTGACGAGCAGCTGGCCGAGCTCTCCGAGCAGGTCTCGCGCAACCTCCGCACGCCGCGGATCGCCGACGCGCTGCTCCCCGCCCGCCCCGATCAGTCGCCGCGGCCGATCCCCGAGCGGATCGGCGAGCCGAGCCTGATCAAGCACGTGGTGTACATCATCAAGGAGAACCGCACGTTCGATCAGGTGCTCGGCAAGATCGGCCGCGGCGACTGCGACCCGTCGCTGTGCATCTTCGGCCCCGAGATCGCGCCGAACCACTACAAGATTGCCCGCGACTTTGTGCTGCTCGACAACACCTACTGCTGCGGCATCCTCAGCGCGGACGGGCACCAGTGGAGCACCACCGCCTACTCGACCGACTACATGGAGAAGAGCTTCGCCGGCTTCCCCCGCAGCTACCCCGACGGCATGGGCGTCGACGAGGACGACGCGCTCGCCTACGCGTCGTCGGGCTTCCTCTGGGACTCCGCGATCAAGCACGGCGTGTCGATCCGCAACTACGGCGAGTTCATGGGCCCGTCGGTGCGGTGGCGGGACCCGAACCGGCAGGGGAGCCCCGACTTCACTGCCTGCTACCAGGCGTGGAAAAACGGCACGGACGATGTCGTGTTCGCGTGCTGGCCGAGCGTCGAGACGCTGCGCGACATCTCGCCGCTGGACTACGTCGGCTGGGAGATGTCGGTGCCGGACCAGTACCGGGCCGATTTCGTGCTGCGTGAGCTGGCCGAGTTCGAGAAAAAGGGCGAGTACCCGCGGCTGACGATCATCTGCCTGCCCAACGACCACGCCAGCGGCACGCGGCCCGGCTGCCCCACGCCGGCCGCCTGCATCGCAGACAACGACCTGGCGTTCGGCCGGATTCTGGAAGGCCTGAGCCACTCTAAGTTCTGGCCGGAGATGGCCGTGTTCGCCATCGAGGACGACCCGCAGGCGGGCTGGGACCACGTCAGCGGTTACCGCACGATCGCGTTCTGCGCGAGCCCCTACGCCAAGCGGGGCGCACTGGTCAGCACGCAGTACAACACGACCAGCGTGCTGCGGACGATCGAGCAAATCCTCGGCCTGCCGCCGATGAACCAGTTTGACGCCAGCGCCACACCGATGTTTGACTGCTTTGTCGATGAGCCGGATCCGACGCCCTACGACGCGGCCCCGGCGCTAGTGCCACTTGACCAGATGAACCCCGACCCGGCGGCCATCACCGACCCGGTGCTCCGCGAAGATGCCCTAGTATCGGCGTCGTTGGACTTTGAGGGCGTCGACCGCGCGCCGGAGGACGTCCTCAACCGCATCCTCTGGCGGGCCATGCGGGGGACCAGCGAGCCGTACCCTGAGTGGGCCATCACCGCCGGCGCCGACGAGGACGACGACGATTGA
- the hslV gene encoding ATP-dependent protease subunit HslV, protein MAENLRPRIRSTTILTVRKDGVVAMGGDGQVSLGDTVMKSDARKIRPLMDGRVLTGFAGSAADAFALLDRFEAKLKDYPRNMPRAATELAKDWRTDRALRRLEALLAICDEKDTLLVSGTGDVIQPSDGILGIGSGGNYAVSAARALVKHSSLSAEEVVREALTIAADICVYSNHNIVVETLG, encoded by the coding sequence ATGGCAGAGAACCTCCGACCCCGCATCCGTTCCACCACGATCCTGACTGTCCGCAAGGACGGCGTTGTCGCCATGGGGGGCGACGGCCAGGTGAGCCTGGGGGACACGGTGATGAAGTCCGACGCCCGGAAGATCCGCCCGCTGATGGACGGCCGCGTGCTGACCGGGTTTGCGGGGAGTGCGGCCGACGCGTTTGCGCTCCTGGACCGGTTTGAGGCCAAGCTGAAGGACTACCCTCGCAACATGCCGCGGGCGGCGACCGAGCTGGCCAAGGACTGGCGTACCGACCGCGCGCTGCGGCGGCTCGAGGCCCTGCTGGCCATCTGCGATGAGAAAGACACATTACTGGTCAGCGGCACCGGCGACGTGATCCAGCCGTCCGACGGCATCCTCGGCATCGGCTCCGGCGGCAACTACGCCGTGTCTGCCGCCCGGGCGTTGGTCAAGCACTCGAGCTTGTCGGCCGAGGAGGTCGTCCGCGAGGCGCTCACCATCGCCGCGGACATCTGCGTTTACTCTAACCACAACATCGTTGTTGAGACGCTTGGTTAG
- the hslU gene encoding ATP-dependent protease ATPase subunit HslU, whose protein sequence is MKELTPREIVSELDRHIVGQADAKRAVAVAIRNRWRRQRVDESLRKEIAPKNILMIGPTGVGKTEIARRLATLTGAPFIKVEATKYTEVGYYGRDVESMVRELVENAIGIVREQETAGVEEEAKRRAENRLLDLLAPAPNSFHVGAGEDDSAERYERTREKMRAMLAGGEMEEREVEVQTEKKTQAMMIPGMGGGEGGGMDIDMQGMLDKILPKQVVRCKMAVKDARRVLFEQECEALINQEKVNAKAVELAENVGIIFLDEMDKVVATEGGKGADVSRQGVQRDLLPIVEGTTVQTRYGYVKTDHILFVGAGAFHKVSPSDLMPELQGRFPIRVELNDLTHDDFVRILTEPRASLTRQYAELMKTEGVTVNFTDDAIDRLAQLAFDVNQTTQNIGARRLYTMMERLLEELSFEAPDMKMGTVDINAAYVDERFKEITGDEDLSRFIL, encoded by the coding sequence ATGAAAGAACTTACCCCCCGAGAGATCGTTAGCGAGCTCGACCGTCACATCGTTGGCCAGGCCGACGCGAAGCGGGCCGTGGCGGTTGCGATCCGCAACCGCTGGCGGCGGCAGCGTGTCGACGAGTCGCTCCGCAAGGAGATCGCTCCGAAGAACATCCTGATGATCGGCCCGACCGGCGTCGGCAAGACGGAGATCGCCCGGCGGCTGGCGACGCTGACCGGCGCGCCGTTCATCAAGGTCGAGGCGACCAAGTACACCGAGGTCGGCTACTACGGCCGCGATGTCGAGAGCATGGTCCGCGAGCTGGTGGAAAACGCGATTGGCATCGTCCGCGAGCAGGAGACCGCCGGCGTTGAAGAAGAGGCCAAGCGGCGGGCCGAGAACCGGCTGCTCGACCTCCTGGCGCCGGCGCCCAACTCGTTCCACGTCGGCGCGGGCGAGGACGACTCGGCCGAGCGCTACGAGCGGACCCGCGAGAAGATGCGGGCGATGCTCGCCGGCGGCGAGATGGAAGAGCGCGAGGTCGAGGTCCAGACCGAGAAGAAGACGCAGGCGATGATGATCCCCGGCATGGGCGGCGGGGAGGGGGGCGGCATGGACATCGACATGCAGGGCATGCTCGACAAGATCCTGCCCAAGCAGGTGGTCCGCTGCAAGATGGCGGTGAAGGACGCCCGTCGGGTCTTGTTCGAGCAGGAGTGCGAGGCCCTCATCAACCAGGAGAAGGTCAACGCCAAGGCGGTCGAGCTGGCCGAGAACGTCGGCATCATCTTCCTCGACGAGATGGACAAGGTGGTCGCTACCGAGGGCGGCAAGGGCGCCGACGTCAGCCGGCAGGGCGTGCAGCGGGACCTCTTGCCGATTGTCGAGGGCACCACGGTGCAGACCCGCTACGGCTACGTGAAGACCGACCACATCCTGTTTGTCGGCGCCGGCGCGTTCCACAAGGTGAGCCCCAGCGACCTGATGCCCGAGCTGCAGGGCCGGTTCCCGATCCGCGTCGAACTGAACGACCTGACGCACGACGACTTTGTCCGTATCCTGACCGAGCCGCGCGCCAGCCTGACCCGCCAGTACGCCGAGCTGATGAAGACCGAGGGCGTGACCGTCAACTTCACCGACGACGCCATCGACCGCCTCGCCCAGCTGGCGTTCGACGTCAACCAAACCACGCAGAACATCGGCGCCCGGCGGCTCTACACAATGATGGAGCGGCTGCTCGAGGAGCTTAGCTTCGAGGCGCCCGACATGAAGATGGGCACGGTCGACATCAACGCCGCGTACGTCGACGAGCGGTTCAAGGAGATTACTGGCGACGAAGATTTGAGCCGGTTTATTCTGTAG